One Saprospiraceae bacterium genomic region harbors:
- a CDS encoding HYR domain-containing protein — MKKLFLVTISLLSIFQLSGSSCLPGGITFTTQAEIDNFATNYPGCTIISGDVHIAHSPDIVNLNGLNQLVKVKSLTIENNDLLIHIAGLNNLAEIENQLTIIENSTLQDFTFPNLIKIGTGILVAGNENLIQSGVLPQLQFIKWISYYSNNSLTEISTYNLTISGQQISNVTNINIVGNSQLQSINGFNGLSNSVPNIDISQNPLLLGIYGFNNLQSISELKIETNENLVEIAEFNLLQNIGTLEINQNPDFRYYSAFDGVLNISSRLQINFSGIQDFSGFSALTKVGDFHIYECDTLINFNGLNNLTEINGNADIGYNDNLVSLSGLNSLTKVNGYLSIGLNPILSEITALSSLSIVKGDLAISSLDGLLSFNGMNNLKTVEGSLLLGYLPLVSTFDGLSGLEKVGSLQINQNPQLLNLNGFDNLTTITTHGIYFDNNPLVSNFLGLNKLTSVTGNVSIIYSNNLQNFNGLQNLTALNGDVFIFGNSNLTSLEGLDNISYQSMTYIGINDCPNLNKCNVNSVCDYISNFKFHSFNNNAIGCSSTIQVLDACGTDNDGDGYYTGTGDCNDANPAINPNGLEICNGIDENCNNLIDDNCCQPPVITKCTANKTVDIIENTCQIKVNYLSPTYTGINAQVTFLPASGSWFAVGSHTVTAKVKNICGEALCNFTVNVRDKAKPKITCPANITISTDAAGCMVDPKTVDLGNPVVSDNCTVGSVINKPPTSYFLGNNTVAWTVLDASGNKATCNQTVKLEPTTCFVPAQVHAGGSNPMTISWKPQGCVTLFQTRWRSKPKFTSEPWSSFSSWTTTAGVHQQSGIRTTYYYFLPPNSYINYQIRSKCEQNFSTIVNGSAETYGGALQSEDIGTSENIRDDRFPSNELIAFPNPVVEYITIEFNNLKTRDIYFSLCGIGGNVILESIKRVENGVIQLVLNDFLITPGLYVLQIVDEDKIYYKRVMIEKG; from the coding sequence ATGAAAAAGCTCTTTTTAGTTACAATTAGTCTATTAAGCATTTTTCAATTGTCAGGGAGTAGTTGTTTACCTGGTGGGATAACTTTTACAACCCAGGCTGAAATTGATAATTTTGCAACTAACTACCCTGGTTGTACTATTATATCAGGTGATGTTCACATTGCCCATTCACCAGATATTGTCAATTTAAATGGACTTAATCAACTTGTTAAGGTAAAATCTCTAACTATCGAGAACAATGACTTGTTGATCCATATTGCGGGACTAAATAATCTTGCTGAAATTGAGAATCAATTAACGATCATTGAGAATTCTACACTCCAGGACTTTACTTTTCCTAATCTGATAAAAATTGGCACCGGTATCCTTGTAGCTGGTAATGAAAACCTAATCCAAAGTGGTGTCTTGCCTCAACTTCAATTTATCAAGTGGATCTCATATTATAGCAATAATTCATTAACTGAAATTAGTACTTATAATCTAACAATTTCTGGGCAACAGATTTCAAATGTAACGAATATAAATATTGTTGGAAATAGTCAATTACAATCTATAAATGGCTTTAATGGTTTGTCCAATTCAGTACCAAACATTGATATTTCTCAAAATCCATTGCTTTTAGGCATCTATGGATTTAATAATCTCCAGTCCATTTCTGAACTAAAAATAGAGACTAACGAAAACTTAGTCGAAATTGCCGAATTTAACTTGCTCCAAAACATTGGTACCCTTGAAATAAATCAAAATCCAGATTTTAGATACTACTCAGCCTTTGATGGGGTATTAAATATCAGTTCGCGCTTGCAAATAAATTTTTCAGGTATTCAGGATTTCTCCGGATTTAGCGCATTGACAAAAGTTGGCGATTTCCACATTTACGAATGTGATACACTTATTAATTTCAATGGATTAAATAACTTAACAGAAATCAATGGGAATGCAGACATTGGTTATAACGACAACTTGGTCTCTTTAAGTGGATTAAATTCACTTACCAAAGTTAATGGTTATTTATCCATAGGCCTCAACCCTATCTTGTCTGAAATCACAGCACTTAGCTCGCTCAGTATTGTGAAAGGGGATTTAGCCATTTCAAGTCTTGATGGCCTTTTAAGTTTTAATGGAATGAACAACTTAAAAACCGTTGAGGGTTCTTTGCTTTTGGGGTACTTGCCATTAGTATCAACATTTGACGGATTATCAGGCTTGGAAAAGGTTGGTTCACTGCAGATAAATCAAAATCCACAATTGCTCAATTTAAATGGTTTTGATAATCTTACCACGATTACTACTCATGGCATCTATTTTGATAACAATCCATTGGTTTCCAATTTTCTTGGCTTAAATAAATTAACCAGTGTAACGGGCAATGTTTCCATTATATATTCTAATAATTTACAAAACTTCAATGGACTTCAGAATTTAACGGCATTGAATGGAGATGTGTTTATTTTTGGAAATTCAAACCTAACAAGTTTAGAAGGGCTTGACAATATCAGCTATCAAAGTATGACTTACATTGGCATTAATGATTGTCCTAATTTAAATAAGTGCAATGTAAACAGTGTATGTGACTATATTTCAAACTTCAAGTTTCATAGCTTTAACAACAATGCGATTGGATGTAGCAGTACTATACAAGTATTGGATGCCTGTGGTACAGACAATGATGGAGACGGGTATTATACAGGAACTGGAGATTGCAACGACGCAAATCCAGCTATAAATCCAAATGGATTGGAAATCTGCAATGGTATTGACGAAAACTGTAATAATCTAATCGATGACAATTGTTGTCAACCACCTGTTATTACAAAATGTACAGCTAATAAGACTGTAGATATAATAGAAAACACTTGTCAAATTAAAGTAAACTACCTGTCACCTACCTATACTGGAATAAATGCTCAAGTTACATTCTTACCTGCATCTGGCTCTTGGTTTGCAGTTGGTAGCCATACTGTAACGGCTAAAGTTAAAAATATATGTGGTGAGGCACTTTGCAATTTTACAGTTAATGTAAGGGACAAGGCAAAACCAAAGATTACTTGCCCAGCTAATATTACAATCTCTACGGATGCAGCAGGCTGTATGGTTGATCCCAAAACCGTAGATCTAGGCAATCCCGTTGTTTCGGATAATTGTACTGTAGGTTCCGTTATTAACAAACCTCCAACTTCATACTTTTTGGGCAATAATACAGTGGCATGGACTGTATTAGATGCCAGTGGCAATAAGGCAACTTGTAATCAAACCGTAAAGCTTGAACCTACAACGTGTTTCGTACCAGCACAAGTACATGCTGGTGGATCTAATCCAATGACTATAAGTTGGAAACCACAAGGATGTGTGACTTTATTCCAAACTCGTTGGAGATCAAAACCAAAGTTTACTTCAGAACCATGGTCAAGTTTTAGTTCTTGGACTACAACAGCTGGCGTTCATCAACAAAGTGGCATTAGAACTACTTATTATTATTTTTTACCACCGAATTCATATATCAATTATCAGATTAGATCTAAATGTGAGCAGAATTTTTCCACAATTGTCAATGGTAGTGCAGAGACCTATGGGGGGGCACTACAATCTGAAGATATTGGAACTTCTGAGAATATTCGAGATGATCGTTTTCCTTCAAATGAGCTGATTGCCTTTCCAAATCCCGTTGTGGAATATATTACTATTGAATTCAATAATTTAAAAACAAGAGATATATATTTCAGTTTATGTGGGATAGGAGGTAATGTAATCCTCGAATCAATAAAAAGAGTAGAGAATGGAGTAATTCAATTGGTTCTTAATGACTTTCTAATCACTCCAGGATTATATGTTTTGCAAATTGTTGATGAAGATAAAATTTATTATAAGAGAGTAATGATTGAAAAAGGTTAA
- a CDS encoding caspase family protein: protein MSNFNFKIIFISLFYSSFLIAQSKGVISIPDDKLGHKNSTYAVLVGISDYQNSEIPDLKFADKDAQAFYQYIKSKAGGSIEDSHIKLLINEQATMAQFAVALDWLWEVCKPGDQAIIYFSGHGDVERRSLTQPGFLLCWDSPANVYMSGGAFSLFMLQEIISTLSLKNQTQTIAIIDACRSGKLAGSSIHGSQLTNTNLAKQYANEIKILSCQPDEYSMEGEQWGGGRGAFSFHLVKGLYGLADENEDLEVNSYEISRYLEDRVKKDVAPIRQIPMVIGSRDYTLSKVFKKELDSINSIKTYDQVLFSGIDHRSIDYMVENITDPLLYETYQNFKKSLIEKRYLAPKANCAEFYYSQLLASDKLKSLQSTFTRNYAAALQDEAQQFMNSMLLTDVKEISRSKKVRIERCLQIIEMIERSKRLLGKKHYLYPIFEARLNFFKAFIEIYKNQNGVLENGIQAKKLLSDAIETQAEMPLYYYTMGLNHAFHLKDKDSMIYYFETAMKLSPNWTLPRVMLPFLVYIKFGDKVIAERYFKMAIEKDSNSATVNVALGLYYNELKYPELAKKYFLKAHSLDTGYIDPIINLANHAFEQNEIDEAGKWARKGLLIDSTNALLPYLLGKVFIARSNYKAAEHYLKRAIELDSTAIEPYSILGNMYLNLGFLKKAEEIFNRAIAIDSLYPNLTLNLGTLHYLLKKYSVAEHYYLLTIQNLPEDFRSYYNIACMKSLTGDVDSAFKYLEEAIRRKAPKNDILSDGDLENVRKLETRWSNFISKHFP, encoded by the coding sequence ATGTCCAATTTTAATTTTAAAATAATCTTTATTTCACTATTCTATTCTTCATTTCTGATTGCTCAAAGCAAAGGAGTAATTTCCATACCTGATGATAAATTAGGTCATAAGAATTCTACGTATGCAGTACTTGTCGGCATTTCTGATTATCAGAATTCAGAAATACCGGATCTGAAATTTGCAGATAAAGATGCGCAGGCTTTCTACCAGTATATAAAATCGAAGGCGGGAGGCTCCATTGAAGATTCACATATTAAACTGCTCATTAATGAACAAGCTACCATGGCCCAATTCGCAGTGGCATTGGACTGGCTTTGGGAAGTTTGCAAACCCGGCGACCAGGCAATTATTTATTTTTCAGGCCATGGAGATGTGGAGCGACGGAGTCTGACTCAGCCTGGTTTTTTATTATGCTGGGATTCACCGGCCAATGTATATATGTCTGGAGGTGCGTTTTCACTTTTTATGCTGCAGGAAATTATTTCAACGCTTTCGTTAAAAAATCAGACCCAGACCATAGCCATCATTGACGCATGTAGAAGTGGAAAATTGGCAGGTTCTTCAATTCATGGCAGTCAATTGACAAATACCAACCTTGCCAAACAATATGCCAATGAAATTAAAATCCTTTCATGCCAACCGGATGAATACAGCATGGAAGGAGAACAATGGGGAGGCGGAAGAGGCGCTTTTAGTTTTCACCTGGTCAAGGGTCTTTATGGACTGGCAGATGAAAATGAAGATCTTGAAGTGAATTCGTATGAAATAAGCAGGTATTTGGAAGATCGCGTTAAAAAGGATGTAGCACCTATCCGTCAAATTCCCATGGTGATAGGTTCAAGAGATTATACTTTATCAAAAGTTTTTAAAAAAGAACTGGATTCAATAAATTCCATAAAGACATATGATCAGGTTTTGTTTTCAGGTATTGATCACCGCAGCATTGATTACATGGTTGAAAACATTACGGATCCTTTGCTTTATGAAACCTATCAGAACTTTAAGAAAAGCTTGATTGAAAAACGATATTTAGCACCCAAAGCCAATTGTGCTGAATTCTATTATTCTCAATTACTCGCATCTGATAAACTAAAATCTTTACAAAGCACCTTTACAAGAAATTATGCAGCAGCACTTCAGGATGAAGCCCAGCAATTTATGAATTCGATGCTCCTTACAGATGTTAAAGAGATTTCTAGAAGTAAAAAAGTTCGCATTGAACGGTGCTTGCAAATTATTGAAATGATTGAACGATCTAAAAGATTACTTGGAAAAAAACATTATCTGTATCCCATTTTCGAAGCACGACTGAATTTTTTTAAAGCATTTATTGAAATTTATAAAAATCAAAACGGAGTTCTGGAAAATGGAATCCAAGCTAAAAAATTGTTGTCGGATGCGATTGAAACTCAGGCTGAAATGCCGTTATATTATTATACTATGGGATTGAATCATGCATTTCATTTGAAAGATAAGGATTCCATGATTTATTATTTTGAAACTGCAATGAAACTTAGTCCAAACTGGACATTGCCTCGAGTAATGTTGCCTTTCTTAGTGTATATAAAATTTGGTGATAAAGTAATTGCAGAACGATATTTTAAAATGGCAATTGAAAAGGATTCGAATTCAGCGACAGTTAACGTTGCATTAGGACTTTACTATAATGAGTTGAAATATCCGGAATTGGCCAAGAAGTATTTTTTAAAGGCACATTCATTAGATACCGGTTACATTGATCCTATTATAAACCTCGCAAATCATGCATTTGAACAAAACGAAATAGACGAGGCAGGCAAATGGGCTAGGAAAGGATTGCTTATTGATTCTACTAATGCTTTATTGCCATATTTACTGGGAAAAGTTTTTATCGCACGAAGCAATTATAAAGCCGCAGAACATTATTTAAAACGTGCTATTGAATTGGATAGTACAGCAATTGAACCTTACAGCATTTTGGGCAATATGTATCTTAATCTTGGATTTCTGAAGAAAGCCGAAGAAATCTTTAATCGTGCAATTGCAATTGATTCACTTTACCCAAACCTCACATTAAATTTAGGTACTCTCCACTATCTACTTAAAAAATATTCAGTTGCTGAGCATTATTACCTTTTAACGATACAGAATTTGCCAGAAGATTTTCGCTCCTATTACAATATTGCATGTATGAAAAGTTTGACTGGTGATGTTGATTCAGCCTTCAAATATTTGGAAGAGGCAATCCGAAGAAAGGCTCCAAAAAATGACATCCTTTCCGACGGAGATTTAGAAAATGTGCGAAAATTGGAAACGCGATGGAGCAATTTCATTTCAAAGCATTTTCCTTAA